The Gloeobacter violaceus PCC 7421 DNA window ACCTCCCGCCCGCAGCTGAAGGCGTAGACGGCCTTTCCCTGGCTGTGGGACAAATTGAAGCGCAAGGGGTGCGCCCCGTCGGCCAGCAGCGGTTTGCCGTGCGCTCCGTAGCTGATTGGCACGCAAGCCGGTTCGCTCTGCAGATACAGTCCCAGCAGCATCCGCAGTGTGGCGCGGCCGACGATAAAGCGCCGGCGGTGCTGCTCGAAGCAGAAGCGTTCCGCCCGGCTCCGTTCCTGCGGGCACAGGGTGCGCTCCAGCACCGGCAGCGGAGCGGCGGGCCAATCGAGATCCGCCTGCCAGATGTGTACCGCAGCCGGGGTCAGCACCGGCGGGGCGGCAGTCGGCCGCCACGGGGCTTCAATAGCGACCATCGGGGGAGGCTGGTCCAGCCAGCGCCGAAGGGTCGCCGGTGCGCATCGGGGTGGAGAAACCGCCCGGTGGGGACGGGCTGTCGGCGGGCTGCCTGCGGAAAGCTTTGGCGAGCACCCCGGCGGCGATCTCCGGTTGGAAGAATACCCCCGGCGGTTTGAGCATGTTGACCACCTCGATGTAGGTGGTGAACATACTGGCCTTTTCGGTAGCGAGCATCTGCACGCGGTCCATGTACCAGTGCATGAATCGGGTGCGCATCGAGCGCTGCCCCCCTTCGGTGACCGGATAACGAAAGTCCTCGCCCGTGGCCATCAGCCAGGGATAGGTGTTCAGTTCGGCGAGGTTCTTCTGGAAGCGCTGCCCCAAACCGGTCAGCTCGGCGCCGGGTTGCTCCTGCAAACAGCGCTCCAGCAACAGCGCCCCCCGCCCGGCCATGGTGATCCCCTGGCCGTAGAGCGGATTGAAGGCGCAGGTGGCGTCCCCGAGCACCACCAGCCGTTCGGGCCAGCGCGGCAGCCGTTCGTAGTGGCGCAGACAGTTCTCGGCATTCTGGAAGCCATAGATAGGCGAGACGGGCCGGGCGCCCTGGATGGTCTCGTACAGTAGCGGGCTGCGCAAAGAGCGCGCGAACTCCAGATAGCCGGCCTCATCGGTGGGTGGATAGTCCCGGGCTCCACCGCCCAGGGTGACGATCCAGCGATCGCCCTCGAGCGGAAAGAGCGCGCCCCCGCGCAACATCGCGGGGGGTTTGCGAAAGACGTTCAGGGATTTCCACTGACCGTGGAAGTTCTCGGGGCGGGCGTAGTAGCGGGTGGCATAGCCCATGAAGGCGTTGATTTTGGTCTGTTCGAGGGAGCCGTAGCCCAGCGCTTCCAGCCACTGCGGCATCCGGGTGTTCCGCCCGCTCGC harbors:
- a CDS encoding FAD-dependent oxidoreductase, with protein sequence MFDLTTAPPGRRHAVVIGGSIAGLLAARVLAPHFERVSILERDRLADQPEFRKGVPQARHFHLLLARGLMILEQLLPGIEADLQAGGAVPLEWGAEALWFLPAGWAPRYYSGLRTYSLSRDLLEWCVRRRVRSIKNIAFRTTAEVIELLSDPGRSRISGVRVRCSQRAESAPGAVESLSADLVVDASGRNTRMPQWLEALGYGSLEQTKINAFMGYATRYYARPENFHGQWKSLNVFRKPPAMLRGGALFPLEGDRWIVTLGGGARDYPPTDEAGYLEFARSLRSPLLYETIQGARPVSPIYGFQNAENCLRHYERLPRWPERLVVLGDATCAFNPLYGQGITMAGRGALLLERCLQEQPGAELTGLGQRFQKNLAELNTYPWLMATGEDFRYPVTEGGQRSMRTRFMHWYMDRVQMLATEKASMFTTYIEVVNMLKPPGVFFQPEIAAGVLAKAFRRQPADSPSPPGGFSTPMRTGDPSALAGPASPDGRY